Proteins encoded within one genomic window of Candidatus Syntrophocurvum alkaliphilum:
- a CDS encoding PIN/TRAM domain-containing protein, translated as MHKKDNFSKILFVSAIIFGIWSVYILSMYLNLGIIWQMVLGILSTSLFYITFGWLGKVIRLGMNKFNQFIDNISIEVMLGGTSGLLVGVLVGLLSSYPLSMISGIGGFLTFCTFLFCGFLGLKLGVRRAPEVIGLLPIKSKKIEPDKPQRTKHKVLDTSAIIDGRIYDVCLSNFLEGELVVPTFVIEELQHIADSSDNIRRNKGRRGLELLAKMQKHPEIKIRLMEGNDIEEKEVDKKLIRLCKQINGSIVTNDYNLNKVAQLQGIKVLNINELTNAVKVIVYPGENMQINIIKEGKEVGQGIGYLEDGTMVVVEEAQSDIGKDLEVIVTSVFQTAAGRMIFTRKIKEETTTKDVDVGLQDVQEVNLYG; from the coding sequence ATGCACAAAAAAGATAATTTTTCTAAAATACTATTTGTTAGTGCAATTATTTTTGGTATTTGGTCTGTCTATATTTTATCAATGTACTTAAATTTAGGTATAATTTGGCAGATGGTTCTTGGTATTTTATCTACTAGTCTCTTTTACATAACATTTGGTTGGTTGGGTAAGGTTATACGTTTAGGAATGAACAAATTTAATCAATTCATTGACAACATATCTATTGAAGTAATGTTAGGAGGTACTAGTGGTTTATTAGTAGGGGTATTGGTAGGTTTATTAAGTAGCTATCCTCTATCAATGATTAGTGGAATAGGTGGTTTTCTTACATTTTGTACATTTTTGTTTTGTGGCTTTTTAGGTTTGAAATTAGGTGTTCGTAGAGCGCCGGAAGTTATAGGCTTGTTACCTATTAAGTCTAAAAAAATTGAACCAGATAAACCTCAAAGAACTAAGCATAAAGTTCTTGATACTAGTGCAATTATTGATGGGCGTATTTACGATGTTTGCTTAAGCAATTTCTTAGAAGGTGAATTAGTTGTACCGACATTTGTAATAGAGGAACTACAACATATTGCTGATTCTTCAGATAATATCAGAAGAAATAAAGGGCGAAGAGGATTAGAGCTATTAGCTAAGATGCAAAAACATCCGGAAATAAAAATTAGGTTAATGGAAGGAAATGATATAGAAGAAAAAGAAGTTGATAAAAAACTAATTCGTCTATGCAAGCAAATTAATGGAAGTATTGTGACAAATGACTATAACTTAAACAAAGTTGCACAGTTACAAGGCATAAAAGTGTTAAATATAAATGAGCTAACTAATGCAGTTAAAGTTATAGTTTATCCTGGTGAAAACATGCAAATTAACATTATAAAAGAAGGCAAGGAAGTCGGGCAGGGTATTGGATACCTAGAAGATGGTACAATGGTTGTTGTAGAAGAAGCTCAAAGTGATATTGGTAAAGATTTAGAGGTAATTGTTACTAGTGTTTTTCAAACAGCAGCAGGTAGGATGATTTTCACTCGAAAAATAAAAGAAGAAACAACTACAAAAGATGTAGATGTTGGTTTGCAGGACGTGCAAGAGGTGAATTTATATGGATAA
- the radA gene encoding DNA repair protein RadA: protein MGKTSNKYVCSECGYVNIKWLGKCPSCNNWNTLLEENVSKKSTNITKKVDAIPLTNITNEDVLRVASGIGELDRVLGGGIVPGSLVLIGGDPGIGKSTILLQVADSIGKQNKKVLYLSGEEALKQIRLRSLRLNINNKNIYLLNEQNIELLELYLEDINPDLIIIDSIQTVYSENISSIPGSVSQLRECTAKIMEIAKSQEKAFFVVGHITKDGVIAGPKVLEHMVDVVIYFEGEKNFAFRLLRGVKNRFGSTDEIGLMEMRSQGLVEVENPSYFFLSDSDSNASGTSVVASFEGSRPLLIEAQALVTPTGQGYPRRMTSGIDQNRLALIIAVLEKRAGINLAMYDVYIKITGGVFLKDPSIDLGLAAAIISSYRDEPLSPGTVFIGELGLSGDIRSVPSVELRLKEIQKLGFNTVVMPISSSLNKEIEKKLNIIQINNIDDLIHKILEGQ, encoded by the coding sequence ATGGGGAAAACTAGTAATAAATATGTATGCAGTGAATGTGGATATGTAAATATAAAATGGCTAGGTAAATGTCCTAGCTGTAATAACTGGAATACTCTGCTTGAAGAAAATGTGTCTAAAAAAAGTACAAATATAACAAAAAAAGTTGATGCAATCCCCTTAACTAATATAACCAATGAAGATGTTTTAAGAGTTGCTAGTGGAATTGGAGAACTTGACAGGGTCCTTGGTGGAGGGATTGTACCAGGTTCTTTAGTTTTAATTGGTGGTGATCCAGGCATAGGGAAATCAACAATATTATTGCAAGTTGCAGATTCCATTGGCAAACAAAATAAAAAAGTATTATATTTATCTGGAGAAGAAGCTCTTAAACAAATAAGATTAAGGTCGTTACGGCTTAATATTAACAATAAAAACATATATTTATTAAATGAACAAAATATAGAATTACTAGAACTATACTTAGAAGATATAAATCCAGATCTAATTATTATAGATTCTATACAAACGGTATATTCTGAAAACATTTCCTCTATACCCGGGAGTGTATCGCAGCTTAGAGAATGTACTGCTAAAATAATGGAGATTGCAAAATCTCAAGAAAAAGCTTTTTTTGTAGTGGGGCATATTACAAAAGATGGTGTTATTGCAGGACCTAAAGTGTTAGAACATATGGTAGATGTAGTAATTTACTTTGAAGGTGAAAAAAATTTCGCGTTTCGATTGTTAAGAGGAGTTAAGAATCGCTTTGGTTCAACAGATGAAATAGGATTAATGGAAATGAGAAGCCAAGGTTTAGTAGAAGTTGAAAATCCATCATATTTTTTTTTAAGTGATTCAGATAGTAATGCTAGTGGTACGTCAGTTGTTGCTAGCTTTGAAGGTAGCAGACCTCTTTTAATTGAAGCCCAAGCTTTAGTTACTCCTACAGGACAAGGATATCCTAGGCGCATGACTTCTGGAATTGATCAAAATAGGCTTGCTCTAATAATAGCAGTCTTAGAGAAGAGAGCAGGAATAAATTTGGCAATGTATGATGTATATATAAAAATTACGGGTGGAGTATTTTTAAAAGATCCATCTATTGATCTTGGGCTAGCGGCTGCTATTATATCTAGTTATAGAGATGAACCATTATCACCAGGGACTGTTTTTATAGGAGAACTAGGGTTGTCAGGAGATATTCGATCTGTTCCTTCTGTTGAATTAAGATTAAAGGAAATACAAAAGCTAGGGTTTAATACTGTTGTAATGCCAATTTCATCTTCTTTAAATAAAGAGATTGAGAAAAAGCTTAATATAATACAAATAAATAATATAGATGATTTAATACATAAAATTCTGGAGGGACAATAA
- a CDS encoding DUF1573 domain-containing protein — MKDLICDEFQNVVSDLLIRHHSILDVLSKLSEANCRVNRAVTKAVTDCGCISIHAEKLQIPENIGSITELRSCLDNHLRGDLCPNCQDVIYNELGKLVFYSAALCNAIDISLYDVFIKEYKKASALGVYNMT; from the coding sequence ATGAAAGACCTTATATGTGATGAATTTCAAAATGTAGTATCAGATTTACTTATCCGTCACCACAGTATCTTAGATGTCCTATCCAAGTTATCCGAGGCTAACTGTAGAGTTAACCGAGCTGTAACTAAAGCCGTAACAGATTGTGGATGTATATCAATACATGCTGAAAAGCTACAAATACCAGAAAATATTGGTTCCATTACTGAACTTCGTTCTTGCCTAGATAATCACTTAAGAGGTGACTTATGCCCTAATTGTCAAGATGTTATTTATAATGAGCTAGGTAAGCTCGTGTTTTATTCAGCAGCACTTTGTAATGCAATTGATATAAGCCTCTACGATGTATTTATTAAAGAATACAAAAAAGCCTCTGCTTTAGGCGTATATAATATGACTTAG
- a CDS encoding UvrB/UvrC motif-containing protein, translating into MYCEECKKNVATVHLTQMINGEKTENHLCEKCAAKKGGFLFNPDDHQLSVQNLLSGFFGSTHNVSDLKALPNQKNNCDNCNVSLVDIQKHGRLGCSECYSVFEQQLAHTLRRIHGNSKHVGKIPARGGEKVLIQKKIDRLKSNLQKAITNEEYEKAAEIRDSIKDLEKELE; encoded by the coding sequence ATGTATTGTGAGGAGTGCAAAAAAAATGTAGCAACTGTACATCTTACCCAGATGATAAATGGTGAAAAAACTGAGAACCACTTATGTGAAAAATGTGCAGCTAAAAAAGGAGGATTTTTATTTAATCCTGACGATCATCAGCTATCAGTTCAGAATTTGCTTAGTGGTTTTTTTGGATCTACACATAATGTATCTGATTTAAAAGCTTTACCAAATCAAAAAAACAACTGCGATAATTGCAATGTTAGTTTAGTAGATATACAAAAACATGGAAGATTAGGATGTAGTGAATGCTATAGTGTTTTTGAACAACAATTAGCTCATACATTAAGAAGAATACATGGAAATAGCAAGCATGTTGGGAAAATTCCAGCTCGCGGTGGAGAAAAAGTTTTAATTCAAAAAAAAATTGACCGCTTGAAGTCAAATTTACAAAAAGCAATTACTAATGAGGAGTATGAAAAAGCTGCTGAAATTAGGGATTCCATTAAAGATTTAGAAAAAGAACTAGAGTAG
- a CDS encoding ATP-dependent Clp protease ATP-binding subunit, with the protein MFRKFTQRARNAVIHAQEEAKELNHPAIGTEHILLGLLREGEGVGAKALLSLGIDLEKVRQEVKKLIGQNGENLEEAAGDLPITPRAKKVFNLAFDEARIQGVNYVGTEHLLLALIREEEGVAGQALITMGVKLDEVREQVMLLLGNDNQSSMGNEPTGEPKPIQQTQQTGSKRKGKSKTPTLDSFSRDLTNDAKEGRLDPVIGRDFEIERVVQVLSRRTKNNPVLIGDPGVGKTAIVEGLAQRIVESVVPEILLDKRVVALDLSSMIAGTKYRGEFEDRLTKIVNEIKSAGDIIVFIDELHTLVGAGAAEGAIDAANILKPSLARGEFQCVGATTLNEYRKYVEKDAALERRFQPITVDEPSVEESIEILKGLRDRYEAHHSVKISDSALEAAVKLSARYITDRFLPDKAIDLIDEASSKVRLEKYILPQELKDKQENLEEIIKEKEEAINAQEYEKAARLRDEEQKVKDELLQERKEWASKRSVESGAVGEEEIAVIVSNWTGVPVSKIAAEEGEKLVNLEEVLHQRLIGQDEAVKSVARAVRRARAGLKNPKRPIGSFVFLGPTGVGKTELARALADAMFGSEDAIIRLDMSEYMEKHAVSRMIGSPPGYVGYDEGGQLTEKVRRKPYSVILLDEIEKAHPDVFNILLQVLEDGRLTDGHGRTVDFRNTIVIMTSNVGAESIQRDKTVGFNRAIDEAQNYDKMKQRVMDHMKHTFRPEFLNRVDELIVFQSLSEEELKEIVNLLIKDLSQRIKENGYELEITEAASELIMKEGYDPSFGARPLKRALQKLVEDTISEEILKNTFAPGDKVVIDAKDGEIVAQKGE; encoded by the coding sequence ATGTTTAGGAAATTTACTCAGCGTGCTAGGAATGCTGTTATACATGCTCAAGAAGAAGCAAAAGAATTAAATCATCCTGCAATTGGAACGGAGCATATTCTTCTAGGCCTCTTACGTGAGGGAGAAGGTGTAGGAGCAAAAGCGTTACTTAGTTTAGGTATTGATTTAGAAAAAGTTAGACAGGAAGTAAAAAAATTAATAGGTCAAAATGGAGAAAATTTAGAGGAGGCAGCTGGAGACTTACCAATTACTCCAAGGGCAAAAAAGGTTTTTAATCTTGCATTTGATGAAGCTAGAATTCAAGGAGTTAATTACGTAGGAACTGAACATTTGCTACTTGCATTAATAAGAGAGGAAGAAGGTGTAGCTGGTCAGGCTTTGATAACTATGGGTGTTAAGCTTGATGAAGTGAGAGAGCAAGTTATGCTTTTATTAGGTAATGACAACCAAAGCTCTATGGGGAATGAGCCTACTGGAGAACCAAAACCGATTCAACAAACACAACAGACTGGTAGTAAAAGAAAAGGCAAAAGCAAGACCCCTACTTTAGATAGTTTTAGTAGAGATTTAACCAATGATGCTAAAGAAGGTAGACTCGATCCAGTTATTGGGAGAGATTTTGAAATTGAAAGAGTAGTACAGGTATTATCTCGTCGTACTAAAAACAACCCAGTATTAATAGGTGATCCGGGGGTAGGTAAAACTGCTATTGTAGAAGGCCTAGCTCAAAGAATTGTAGAAAGTGTAGTACCAGAAATATTACTTGACAAAAGAGTGGTTGCTCTTGATCTTTCCTCAATGATAGCTGGAACTAAATATAGAGGTGAGTTTGAGGATAGACTAACTAAGATAGTTAATGAAATCAAATCGGCCGGCGATATTATCGTTTTCATAGATGAGTTGCATACTCTTGTGGGTGCAGGAGCTGCAGAAGGTGCAATAGATGCGGCTAATATATTGAAGCCTTCACTAGCAAGGGGAGAATTTCAATGTGTTGGAGCAACTACCCTAAATGAGTATAGAAAATATGTAGAAAAAGATGCAGCCTTAGAAAGGCGCTTTCAGCCGATCACAGTTGATGAACCAAGTGTAGAGGAAAGTATTGAAATTTTAAAAGGATTAAGGGATAGATATGAGGCTCATCATAGTGTAAAAATAAGTGATAGTGCTCTTGAGGCAGCGGTAAAGCTTTCAGCGAGGTATATAACTGATCGTTTTCTCCCAGATAAAGCGATTGATTTAATTGATGAAGCATCTTCTAAAGTAAGATTAGAAAAATATATATTGCCACAGGAATTGAAAGATAAACAAGAAAATTTGGAGGAAATTATTAAAGAAAAGGAAGAAGCTATTAATGCTCAGGAATATGAAAAAGCAGCAAGACTAAGAGATGAAGAGCAAAAAGTAAAAGATGAGCTGCTGCAGGAAAGGAAAGAATGGGCAAGTAAACGAAGTGTTGAGTCAGGGGCTGTAGGAGAAGAAGAAATTGCAGTGATAGTTTCTAACTGGACTGGAGTACCTGTAAGTAAAATAGCTGCTGAAGAAGGGGAAAAACTTGTAAATCTAGAGGAAGTATTGCACCAGCGATTAATTGGTCAAGATGAAGCAGTAAAATCTGTAGCTAGGGCGGTTAGAAGAGCTAGGGCAGGGTTGAAAAATCCGAAAAGGCCAATAGGATCTTTTGTATTCCTAGGTCCCACTGGAGTGGGGAAGACGGAGCTTGCTAGAGCATTAGCAGATGCAATGTTTGGTAGTGAAGATGCTATTATAAGACTAGATATGTCAGAATATATGGAAAAACACGCAGTTTCTAGAATGATAGGTTCTCCACCAGGTTATGTTGGTTATGATGAAGGTGGACAATTAACAGAAAAAGTTAGAAGAAAGCCTTATTCTGTAATATTGCTTGATGAAATTGAAAAGGCTCATCCAGATGTTTTTAATATTTTATTACAGGTACTAGAAGATGGAAGACTTACCGATGGTCATGGTAGGACGGTTGATTTTAGAAATACCATTGTAATTATGACATCTAATGTTGGTGCTGAATCTATACAAAGGGATAAAACAGTAGGGTTTAATCGAGCTATAGATGAAGCACAAAATTATGATAAAATGAAGCAAAGAGTAATGGATCATATGAAGCATACATTTAGACCAGAGTTTTTAAACAGAGTTGATGAGCTTATAGTATTCCAAAGCTTATCTGAAGAAGAATTAAAAGAGATTGTTAATTTGTTAATTAAGGATTTAAGTCAACGCATTAAAGAAAATGGCTATGAACTAGAAATAACAGAAGCAGCAAGTGAATTAATAATGAAAGAGGGTTATGACCCATCTTTTGGAGCTCGTCCCCTAAAGAGGGCTTTACAAAAACTGGTTGAAGATACTATATCAGAGGAAATATTAAAAAACACCTTTGCGCCTGGTGATAAAGTAGTAATTGATGCAAAAGATGGTGAAATAGTAGCTCAAAAAGGTGAGTAG
- a CDS encoding CtsR family transcriptional regulator, whose translation MKRSLADRIEQYIKVLIERSGNNQIEIQRSELSETFNCVPSQVSYVLGTRFTEKEGYYIESRRGGKGFVRITHFIKAEEQDIDIKELIHNIEKLLVEELLTEKEAELIKHIAVYILKDQDQETKNKLTRNLIEGIEGYCKHNFKKQK comes from the coding sequence ATGAAAAGAAGCCTAGCTGACCGAATAGAACAATATATAAAAGTACTTATTGAACGAAGTGGCAATAATCAAATAGAGATTCAACGTTCTGAGCTTTCTGAAACATTTAACTGCGTACCATCACAAGTTTCTTATGTTTTGGGTACTCGTTTTACAGAAAAAGAAGGATATTATATTGAGAGCAGGCGTGGTGGAAAAGGTTTTGTAAGGATAACTCATTTTATTAAAGCAGAAGAGCAAGATATCGACATTAAAGAACTGATTCATAATATAGAAAAACTATTAGTAGAAGAGTTGTTAACTGAAAAAGAAGCTGAACTAATTAAGCACATAGCAGTTTATATACTAAAAGACCAAGACCAAGAAACAAAAAATAAATTAACTAGAAACCTTATTGAAGGAATTGAGGGATATTGTAAGCATAATTTTAAAAAACAGAAATAA
- the ispF gene encoding 2-C-methyl-D-erythritol 2,4-cyclodiphosphate synthase, giving the protein MRIGIGYDVHRLVEGRKLILGGVQIPHEMGLLGHSDADVLIHAICDALLGAAALGDIGKHFPDTNEAYRGISSIILLKHVEQLIKDKGYKIANIDCTIVAQKPKLANYIDEMQKNITQALNIKSDLINIKATTTEELGFEGKQEGISAQAAVLLKYK; this is encoded by the coding sequence ATGCGCATTGGGATTGGATATGATGTTCATAGATTAGTTGAAGGGAGAAAGCTTATTTTAGGTGGTGTTCAAATTCCTCATGAAATGGGGTTATTAGGGCACTCCGATGCTGATGTTTTAATACATGCTATATGTGATGCACTGCTAGGGGCAGCAGCTTTAGGAGATATAGGTAAACATTTTCCTGATACCAATGAAGCTTATCGAGGAATTAGCAGTATTATTTTACTAAAACACGTTGAGCAGTTAATTAAAGATAAAGGATATAAAATAGCAAATATAGATTGTACTATAGTAGCTCAAAAGCCAAAACTAGCTAATTATATTGATGAAATGCAAAAAAACATAACTCAAGCCCTTAACATAAAATCAGATCTAATAAACATAAAGGCAACAACAACTGAAGAATTAGGATTTGAAGGAAAGCAGGAAGGTATTTCAGCTCAAGCAGCAGTATTGCTAAAATATAAGTGA
- a CDS encoding protein arginine kinase gives MSISDLINSTFVRWMDSSDNKSDIVVSSRVRLARNLRLLPFPHVINEEKGKNLIDSLKKAVEGENKSSFIDFDLITFDQLPLLDRQVLMEKHLTSPNHIQHNTSHRGLLVNNDGSVAIMVNEEDHIRTQCLLPGLQLDESYKRVQTIDDQLEKSIDYAFDDRIGYLTSCPTNVGTGMRASVMLHLPALTIGGHINRIFHNIGQFGMIVRGIYGEGTEALGNFYQLSNQITLGQSEEEIAHHLTTVCKQIEEQEKVMREQLKGQMKHQLEDKIGRSYGILTNAKVISSSEALMLLSDVRLGVDLGIIGEINRFALNELIVAIRPAHLQKKAGMEMAESDRDLKRAEVIKEKLEYENTK, from the coding sequence ATGAGTATAAGTGATTTAATTAATAGTACGTTTGTTCGTTGGATGGATAGTAGTGATAATAAATCAGATATAGTAGTTAGCAGCAGAGTCCGCTTAGCGAGAAATTTACGTTTATTACCCTTTCCTCATGTAATAAATGAAGAAAAAGGAAAAAATTTAATTGACAGCTTAAAAAAAGCAGTAGAAGGTGAAAACAAAAGTTCATTTATAGATTTTGATTTGATAACTTTTGATCAACTCCCGTTATTAGATAGACAGGTACTTATGGAAAAACATTTAACTAGTCCTAATCATATTCAACATAACACTTCACATAGGGGCTTATTAGTAAATAATGATGGTTCAGTAGCGATAATGGTAAACGAAGAAGATCACATAAGAACACAGTGCTTATTGCCGGGACTGCAATTAGATGAAAGTTATAAAAGAGTTCAGACTATAGATGATCAGCTTGAAAAAAGCATTGATTATGCATTTGACGATCGAATAGGCTATTTGACTTCTTGTCCGACCAATGTGGGTACAGGTATGCGAGCATCAGTTATGCTTCATTTGCCCGCTTTAACCATTGGAGGACATATTAATCGAATTTTTCATAATATAGGTCAGTTTGGCATGATAGTTAGAGGAATATATGGTGAAGGGACTGAAGCATTAGGTAATTTTTATCAATTATCAAATCAAATAACTTTAGGGCAATCAGAAGAAGAAATTGCACATCATTTAACAACGGTATGTAAACAAATTGAAGAACAAGAAAAAGTGATGAGGGAGCAACTAAAGGGTCAAATGAAGCATCAATTAGAGGATAAAATAGGGCGCTCCTATGGGATTCTTACTAATGCAAAGGTAATTAGTTCAAGTGAGGCATTAATGTTATTGTCTGATGTCAGGTTGGGGGTTGATTTAGGAATTATTGGTGAAATAAATCGCTTTGCATTAAATGAATTAATAGTAGCAATTAGGCCAGCTCATTTGCAAAAAAAAGCTGGGATGGAAATGGCCGAATCAGATCGAGACCTAAAGCGGGCCGAAGTTATTAAGGAAAAACTTGAATATGAGAATACAAAGTAA
- the ispD gene encoding 2-C-methyl-D-erythritol 4-phosphate cytidylyltransferase, with protein sequence MDKDLGVVIAAAGTGTRMKSSINKQYMQISSHPVLSYTIDVFDQLDIVKQIILVVNPNDINYCKKEIVEKYGYKKITNIVEGGKERHDSVWSGLNKIFKSLKKVAVHDGARPLLMPSLIEKLVSEADKWGAAIPYTKPKDTLKSIDGDGFVKETLNRATIASIQTPQVFKLEQIIKAYEKAYKNNSFGTDDASLYEKYIGRVKLVESDYTNIKITTPEDIQLAELYLKKIDTDLTD encoded by the coding sequence ATGGATAAAGACCTGGGGGTTGTTATTGCAGCCGCAGGCACAGGTACAAGAATGAAAAGCAGTATAAATAAGCAATACATGCAAATAAGTTCTCATCCTGTACTTTCATACACAATAGATGTTTTTGATCAACTAGATATAGTTAAACAAATTATATTAGTAGTAAATCCAAATGATATTAATTATTGTAAAAAAGAGATAGTAGAAAAATACGGGTATAAAAAAATTACTAATATTGTTGAAGGTGGCAAAGAAAGACATGACTCTGTTTGGAGTGGTCTTAATAAAATTTTTAAAAGTTTAAAAAAAGTGGCTGTGCATGACGGAGCACGGCCACTTTTAATGCCTAGTTTAATAGAGAAGCTTGTGTCTGAAGCTGATAAATGGGGAGCTGCAATTCCTTATACAAAACCTAAAGATACACTTAAATCAATAGATGGTGATGGTTTTGTGAAAGAAACCTTAAACCGTGCAACTATCGCATCTATACAAACACCACAAGTGTTTAAGCTAGAACAAATAATTAAAGCATATGAAAAGGCTTATAAAAATAATTCTTTTGGCACAGATGATGCTAGTCTATATGAAAAATATATAGGTAGAGTAAAACTAGTAGAATCTGACTATACCAATATAAAAATAACAACACCAGAGGACATACAATTAGCGGAATTATATTTAAAGAAAATAGACACAGACTTAACAGACTAA
- the disA gene encoding DNA integrity scanning diadenylate cyclase DisA: protein MDDIYRSEFRQFLQMLAPGTIFRLAIENILQANTGGLIVVGDSPKVMKLVSGGFYIDCEFSPARLYELAKMDGALITNRDASRILIANAQLDPDTNLPSNETGIRHRTAERVAKQTDELVVAVSQRRKVVTLYQGNSSFRLRDVPTILVKANQALQTLEKYRHVLGRELQRLGGLEFENMVTISEVCEILRRSIRVLLIAQEIENFILELGSEGRLVKMQLDEMISNVEDEALFIVQDYNNNPEKDARELLDNMLKAFEEDVSDSVFIAKILQIGSANSHLDNHVSPRGYRMLQKLPRIPLPIIENLVNRFNLLADILNASIEELDEVEGIGEVRARSIKNGLKRMREQLLLEYMG from the coding sequence ATGGATGACATATATCGTTCCGAATTCCGTCAATTTTTACAAATGCTTGCCCCAGGTACTATATTTAGACTTGCAATAGAAAATATCTTACAAGCCAATACTGGAGGTCTCATAGTTGTAGGTGATTCACCAAAAGTGATGAAACTAGTAAGTGGTGGTTTTTATATAGACTGTGAGTTTTCCCCTGCGCGTCTTTATGAACTGGCAAAAATGGATGGGGCTCTTATAACCAATCGCGATGCATCGAGGATACTTATTGCTAATGCTCAACTTGATCCTGATACTAATTTACCATCTAATGAAACAGGAATAAGACATCGCACAGCTGAAAGAGTAGCAAAACAAACTGATGAATTGGTGGTTGCTGTTTCCCAACGTCGTAAAGTTGTTACATTATATCAAGGAAATAGTTCTTTCCGTCTTAGAGATGTCCCAACAATACTAGTAAAAGCAAATCAAGCATTACAAACATTAGAAAAATACCGACATGTGTTGGGAAGGGAGCTTCAACGTTTAGGTGGACTTGAATTCGAAAATATGGTGACAATATCCGAGGTTTGCGAGATATTAAGACGTTCTATTAGGGTTCTTTTAATTGCTCAAGAAATAGAAAATTTTATTTTAGAACTAGGTTCAGAAGGCCGCTTGGTTAAAATGCAACTAGATGAAATGATATCAAATGTTGAAGATGAAGCTTTATTTATTGTTCAAGATTACAATAATAATCCGGAAAAAGATGCTAGAGAATTGTTAGATAATATGTTAAAAGCATTTGAAGAAGATGTATCTGATTCGGTATTTATAGCCAAAATATTACAAATAGGTAGTGCTAATAGTCATTTAGATAACCATGTTTCCCCTCGCGGATATAGAATGCTACAAAAGCTACCGCGTATTCCTTTACCTATTATTGAAAATCTTGTTAATCGTTTTAACTTACTGGCTGATATCTTAAATGCTAGTATAGAAGAATTAGATGAAGTTGAGGGTATAGGAGAGGTTAGAGCTCGTTCAATAAAGAATGGATTAAAAAGAATGCGTGAACAATTATTACTAGAATATATGGGTTAA